The following proteins come from a genomic window of Plutella xylostella chromosome 22, ilPluXylo3.1, whole genome shotgun sequence:
- the LOC125490261 gene encoding formin-binding protein 4-like → MVNTRSASKSASVAGATDSTGTEATATTATTSSGDTYTSTGASTDTSNEASSTAAASEVTAPVSATARVPAPAPPAPTPATPKPVKPHTPRRACSNASSKGRRRELLKAKEELLKKQMELAAVRVAMLEEETDDEEEEDDTSTIRGVRMSEWVQQSTLALTMQPHHAVPREDAGATAGLPRRTSKPVHREPHWRTPRRRLHVVSRVPWVPTSREYSCHRTRTRQSRTCTSRRVRCSIATTHDRAPSTTRS, encoded by the coding sequence ATGGTGAACACAAGAAGCGCCTCCAAGTCAGCCTCGGTAGCCGGTGCCACGGACAGCACCGGTACTGAGGCCACCGCGACGACGGCAACCACGAGCAGCGGGGATACCTACACGTCGACGGGAGCATCCACGGACACATCGAACGAAGCATCAAGCACTGCGGCCGCCTCAGAAGTCACGGCGCCCGTCTCCGCTACAGCCCGTGTCCctgcccccgcgccccccgcgcctaCCCCTGCGACGCCGAAGCCCGTCAAGCCGCACACGCCACGTCGCGCATGTTCAAATGCGTCTTCAAAGGGTCGCCGCCGGGAGTTGCTGAAGGCCAAGGAAGAGCTTCTGAAGAAACAAATGGAGTTAGCCGCCGTACGGGTGGCCATGCTGGAAGAAGAAACGGAcgatgaagaagaagaagacgacACCTCCACCATAAGGGGTGTCCGCATGTCCGAGTGGGTACAACAAAGTACTCTCGCGCTGACCATGCAACCACATCACGCCGTGCCGAGAGAAGACGCCGGAGCGACAGCGGGCCTCCCACGCCGGACATCGAAGCCAGTCCACCGGGAGCCGCACTGGAGaacgccgcgccgccgtctGCACGTCGTGAGCCGTGTCCCATGGGTGCCGACGAGCCGAGAGTACAGCTGCCACCGAACCCGTACACGTCAGAGCCGCACGTGTACGAGCCGTCGCGTCCGGTGCAGCATCGCTACGACCCACGACCGAGCGCCTTCGACTACAAGGAGCTAG
- the LOC105382086 gene encoding uncharacterized protein LOC105382086 produces the protein MTRGRGGARGMAPPLFAVLLWLGGSVLGLRDVQLSVPEAVGLGASATLGCRWALDTGETLYTVKWYHGAQEFFRFVPKEHPNTRVFSQTGISVDVSRSGAQQVVLRGATWALSGRYRCEVSADAPFFHTVYKSAYMRVVELPDAPPEVRAQKSWYSAGDMLRANCSAAPANPPANITWLLNGFQVKGLDIPQEPLYPQRRKPAFTDASLEDANRIIFSPWDAISGFEEPVTEVDIPGSVDALGVDDSGKVKERAELERADLVVSKLNISSEEEKSNKSASFSQLVVRVQAAHFTKGRLNVTCVARVLSAWSGSGVLLLDEERPQIAPVMGSRDSNSGLHSTRSQTAISLGLNFILYFHWSFQHR, from the exons ATGACGCGCGGGAGGGGGGGCGCGCGCGGCATGGCTCCGCCACTGTTCGCGGTCTTGCTGTGGCTTGGAGGAA GCGTGCTAGGTCTCCGCGACGTGCAGTTGTCAGTACCCGAGGCGGTGGGTCTCGGCGCCAGCGCCACTCTCGGCTGTCGCTGGGCGCTGGACACGGGCGAGACTCTCTACACCGTCAAGTGGTACCACGGCGCTCAGGAGTTCTTCAGATTCGTGCCCAAAGAGCATCCCAATACCAGGGTGTTCTCGCAGACTGGAATTAGTGTTGAT GTATCAAGGTCGGGCGCACAGCAAGTCGTACTACGTGGTGCGACGTGGGCGCTCAGCGGGCGCTACCGCTGCGAGGTCTCCGCCGACGCACCGTTCTTCCACACGGTCTACAAGAGCGCTTATATGCGCGTTGTGG AGCTCCCTGACGCGCCGCCGGAGGTGAGAGCTCAGAAGAGTTGGTACTCGGCGGGAGACATGCTGCGGGCCAACTgcagcgccgcgcccgccaaCCCGCCCGCCAACATCACCTGGCTGCTCAACGGCTTCCAG GTGAAAGGCTTGGACATCCCGCAAGAGCCTCTGTATCCTCAGAGAAGAAAGCCAGCGTTTACCGACGCGTCATTAGAAGACGCCAATCGGATTATATTCAGTCCTTGGGACGCGATATCTGGGTTCGAAGAGCCAGTAACAGAAGTAGATATACCAGGGAGCGTGGACGCCCTGGGGGTGGACGACAGTGGGAAGGTGAAAGAGAGGGCGGAGCTCGAAAGGGCGGACTTGGTAGTCAGTAAATTGAACATTAGCTCAGAGGAAGAAAAGTCGAATAAGTCGGCGTCGTTTAGTCAACTCGTGGTGAGGGTGCAAGCGGCGCATTTTACAAAG GGTCGTCTGAACGTGACGTGCGTGGCGCGCGTGCTGTCGGCGTGGTCTGGCAGCGGGGTGCTGCTGCTGGACGAGGAGCGCCCGCAGATAGCGCCCGTCATGGGCAGCAGGGACTCCAACTCAG GGTTGCACAGCACGCGGTCGCAAACAGCCATCTCGCTCGGCCTCAATTTCATTCTCTATTTTCATTG GTCTTTTCAACACCGATGA